The nucleotide sequence AAGGAACGAACACCCACAGCATCCGTCGCGCGGCGTGCTCCATGTCGGAGATCAGCGCAGCTCGATCAGGCGCCAGCTTCCACGCCGCCACCAGCGCCCCCGCCGCGATGACTGCGGCGATCTGCGCCCAGAGCGTGCCCCGCGTCACCGCCCGGTAGCAGGCGTGCTTGTCGACGAGGAGGCCGCGACGGCCGGCGACGCGATACCCGCAGATCGCTCCGTCCGCCGTGGCCAGCAGATAGAGTGCGAGTAGCGTCATGGCAGCTCTCCCCCGTTCAGAGGCAGGGTGCAGGCAGCCGGGCTAACGCAGCACCTCTGCCAGTTTGCCAGCGGCGATGACTTCGGCGATGCGCCCAAAGTCCCCCGCCATGACCCGGTCTTTCTGCATCGTGGGGCAGACGGCGCGAATGGCGTCATAGGCCCGCTGCGCTTTCTTGGAGCTCTTGAGCGGCAACTTGAAGTCGAGCGCCTGCGCCGCCGCCATGGCTTCGATCGCCAGCACGTTGGTGGAGTTCTGGAGGATGCGCTTCAGTTTCAGCGCCGCCGTCATGCCCATCGAGACGTAGTCTTCCTTGTTGCCCGACGTCGTGATGGAGTCCACAGATGCCGGGTGCGCCAGCACTTTGTTCTCGCTGGCCAGCGCCGCCGCCGTCACCTGCGCCATCATGAAGCCCGAGTTCAACCCCGCGTCGGCGGCCAGGAACGGCGGCAGGCCCTCGCTGAGGAACGGGTTCACCAGCCGGTCGATGCGCCGCTCGCTGATCCCCGCCAGCGACGCCAGTGCGATCCCCAGGAAGTCCAGCGCGAACGCCACCGGCTCGCCGTGAAAGTTCCCGCCGGAGATCACCTCGCCGCTGCCATCCTTGGCAGCGAAGACCAGCGGGTTATCCACCGCGGAGTTCATCTCGATCTCGAACACGCGGCGGCAGTAGTCGATCGTGTCGCGGACCGCGCCGTGCACCTGAGGCATGCAGCGCAGCGAATAGGCGTCCTGCACCCGGCCGCAGTTCTTGTGCGACTCCAGGATCTGACTTCCCGAGATCATCCGCGTGAGGTTCTCTGCAGTCGTGATCTGGCCGGAATGCGGGCGCGCCTTGTGGATGCGCGGGTCGAAGGCACGGATGCTGCCGCAGAGCGAATCCAGGGTCAGAGCGCCGATGACGTCGGAGGAGTCCACCAGCGTTTCCGCTGCCAGCACCGCCAGCGCGCCCACGGCCAGCATGGCTTGCGTGCCGTTGATGAGCGAGATCGCCTCTTTGGCCTCCAGCACGATCGGCTTGACGTCAGCCAATTTGAGCGCCTGCGCGCCGGAGACGCGCCGGTACGCCGGATCCGCAGCCCGCCGCGGCTTACGCGCGACGAACGCCTCGCCTTCGCCGATCAGCACCAGCGCCAGGTGCGCCAGCGGCGCCAGGTCTCCGCTCGCTCCCACCGACCCCTGCGACGGGATCACCGGGTGCACGCCGCGGTTCAGTAGTTCGCATAGCTTGTCGATGACGTCGGCGCGCACGCCGGAGAAGCCCTTGGCCAGCGAGTTGGCGCGCAGCAGCATCATGCCGCGGACATCGGCCTCGGGCAACGGCTCGCCGACGCCGGCCGCGTGCGATCGCAACAGGTTCACCTGCAGCTCGCGGTTCTGCTCCGGCGCGATGTGCACGTCGCTCAGCTTGCCCACGCCGGTGGTGATGGCGTATGCCACCCGGTTGTTCTCGATCAGATCATCCACCACGCCACGGGCGCGCTCCACCGCCCCCCGCGCGTCCGCCGCCAGCAGCACGGGGCGCCGCTCGTACACCACTTCCTGCAGATCCTCCAGCGTGAGGTCGTTTCCGGTGAGATGAAGTGCTTTCATGATGAGGACGCTTGCCTTAGAGACGCCCGTCAGGGTGCCTCTCCGGAAGAAATGTTCAGGTACGCTTCAATCCCAGCGCCTTGAACCCGCTGACCGTTGTTTCCACCGACTGGAAGCCGAATTCCAGCAGCGCACCGTTCAGGTCCGGATAGACCCCCATGCCGATGACTTCAAGATCGCGCATCGGTGGTTGCAAGTGCTTGGTGCGCTGTGCGTCGATGCTGGCGACGATGCCGATGAACTCCTGCGTGTCCACGGGGAAGTCGGGGACGTCGAACAGTGTGATGCGCCGGTGTGTCTCCGGGTCCTTCTCCCAGATCCACTCGGTGGCGGCGCGATTGGTGGTTGAGTTCAGCGCCCAGATCGGCATGCGCTCCACCAGCCCTTGCAGGCGCTCCCCGTACTCGGGATCGACCACCAGCGCGACCGAGGGCTCGATCGCCTGCGCTGACGGGCGTGGAGCGGGTTTCTTCATTCGTGGCCCACACAGGCGGCGAACGCCTTCTGGTATTTCCCCGGCATCTCGCGCTTCTGCATCTTCTCGTCGGTGACGATGTGCGTGGTCTCACCCTCGGCCAGCGGCGTGCCGTCCCCGGCGCGCACGATCTCATAACCGAAGTGGATCAGCGATCCGCGCACGTTCTTGATCCTGGTGCGGACCAGGATCTCATCATCATAGAACGCCGGCGACTTGTAACGGCAGCGGGCATCCACAACGGCAATGTAGCATCCGTCCTTGCGTTCCATCTCCTTGTAGTTGAATCCCAGCTCCCGCAGCGCCTCCACCCGTCCCACCTCGAACCAGATCAGGAAGTTCGAGTGGTACACCACGCCCATCTTGTCGGTCTCGACGTAACGGACGCGCAGCCGGGTCTCAAAGGCGCGTCCGCTCACTTGCCGCTCCACTTCGGCTTGCGCTTCTCCAGGAAGGCCGAGATGCCCTCGCGGAAATCTGCCGTGGTGCGGATGCGCGCGTTGTCCTCGACAGCCTGGGCGATCTGCTCGTCCAGCGCGCGCGCGATGAAACCGTTGATCAGCTTCTTGGTCAGCCGCACCGAGGAGGGCGAGTTCTCCATCAACTGCGCCGCGAGTTCGTGGGCCCGCGGCATCAGCCGCTCGGGCTCCAGGATCTCGTTGACCAGCCCGTAGCGGTGCGCCTCGGCGGCGTCGAACAGCCGCCCGGTCATCAGCAAATCGCGCGCGATCTTGTGCCCCACCTGCCACACCAGGATCGACGACACGATCGCCGGCACGAACCCGATCTTCACTTCGGTATAGCCGAACTTGGCCTCGGCCACCGACAGCGTGAAGTCGCACATGGTCGCGATGCCCGTTCCACCTGCGATGGCGTGCCCGTTCACCGCCGCGATGGTCGGCTTGGGGAACTCGTAGATGCGGCGGAACAGCCTGGCCATGGTCGCGGAATCCTGAACGTTCTGCTCGTGCGTCCGCCCGACGAGCTGCTTCAGGCTTTCGAGGTCCAGCCCCGCGCAAAACGCCTTGCCCGCGCCCGTGATGATGACCACCTGCGCGCTCGACCGCTCCGCCTCACCCAGCGCGCTCATCAGGTCTTCCACCAGCTCGAAGCTGACTGCATTCCGCTTTTCAGGGCGGTTGAGTGTGATGGTCGCGACGCCCGCGTCTTCTTTGTACAGAATCGTTGTCAATTCCATTTGCTTATCTTTCAGTCCCAGCTACTAGCTCCCAGCTACTAATGGGGTGTTCCCGCGAACTTTGCCCCGATGTCCGCCGACATGCGGATCAACGCATCCATCGGCTTCACCATCGGCCTGCCCGGTTCGCGCTGGCTCACCGCCTCGATCACTTTTTCCGTCGGGATGTTGCCCACCATCAGGTCCTGGGCGAACGGGCATCCGCCCAGCCCGCCGATGGCCGAGTCGAACCGCCGGACGCCGCTGTCGTACGCCGCCAGCACCTTGGCGACCGCCTGCGCCGGACGGCTGTGCAGGTGTACGCCGATCTCCATATGGTCGAACTGCCGCAGCACCGGCTCCACCAACTCGTGGATCTGCTCCGGGGTGGACAGGCCCACCGTGTCGGCCAGCGAGATCATGGTCACGTCCATGTCCGCGATCAGCCCCACCGCCTCGATCACCTCGTCCACATTCCACAGGTCGCCGTACGGATTGCCGAACGCCATCGAGATGTACACCACCGTTTCCAACTCCACCTGGCCGGCCATCTGCTGGATCTTCTCCAGTTCCTCGAGCGCGCTCTCCGGCGTCTGACTTTGGTTGCGTTGCAGGAACGTAGGAGAGACCGAGTAGGGGAACCCCACGGTCCGCACCGCCTCCGTGCCAATGGCCCGCTCCACACCCTTCTGGTTCACCACGATGCCGATGATCTCCACGTCGTCCGGCGGATCGAGCTGCTCCAGCACCAGCTCCGAGTCGGCCATCTGCGGCACCGCCTTGGGCGACACGAACGACACTGCGTCGATGTGCTTGAACCCAGCCCCGATCAGCGCGCGCAGGTACTGGACCTTCACCTCGGTCGGGATCTGGCCCTTCAGCCCCTGCCACGCGTCGCGCGGGCACTCGATCAGTTTGATTCCTTCTGCCATTTGCGTTCATCCGCGTCGATCCGCGGAAAGAAAGCTCACCGCCGATGCGCATGGCGGTTGTCCGCCGCTTTCGATATCGCAGTCCCGATCGCCAGCAGCAACCCGGGCACAAAAAACACCACCGCGGGACCGATCCCGGTGCCGTGGAGCAGGTCGTCAGGGTCGAACGGGATGTCGAAGTAGTCGCGCAGGATCCGCTGGCCGCCTTCGGTCTCCAGCGCCGCGAATAGCACGAAGCAAATCGCCGCTAATAAACCGAGCAGCTTGGTCCGGCGCGAGGTCACGTTTGCAGCACCCCGACCTTGAATTCCCGCACCTCGGGATTCAGGTTCGCCGCCTCCAGCGCCTGGATGATGGCCTCCCGCGTCTCCATCGGATCGATGATCCTGTCGATCCACAGCCTCGCCGCCCCGTAGCGCGGATCGGTTTGCTCCCCGTAAGTCGCCACCACGGATTCGTACAGCGCCTTTTTCTCTTCGTCGCTCAGCTTCTTGCCGCCGTGCTCCAGCTGCTTGACCTTGATCTCGACCAGCGTCCCGGCGGCCGACGCACCTGCCATCACAGCGTACTTCGCGCTCGGCCACGCGAACAGGAATCGCGGATCGTATGCCTTTCCGCACATCGCGTAGTGTCCCGCGCCGAACGACCCCCCGATGATGATGGCGATCTTCGGCACCACCGAGTTGGACACGGCGTTCACCATCTTGGCGCCCGCCTTGATGATCCCGCTCCACTCCGCGTGCTTTCCCACCATGAACCCGTTGACATCGTGGAAGAAGATGAGCGGCACCAGGTTCTGATTGCAGTCCATGATGAAGCGCGCCGCCTTCTCCGCCGACTCGGTGTAGATCACGCCGCCGAACTCGATGCGCTTGTGGCCTTCCTTGTCCAGCATATGGACGTGCGTCTTCTGGTTGGCGACGATGCCCACCGCGAACCCGCCGATGCGCGCGAACCCGCACAGCACCGTCTCGCCGTACTCCGGCTTGTATTCGTCGAAGCGGCTGCCGTCCACGATGCGCGCCAGGATCTCCTTGGTGTCATACTGCCGCGCGGGATCGGACTCAAAGATCCCGTACAACTCCTCGTCCGGATAGAGCGGCGCCTCCGGTGCGATGCGGCTGAACGGACCGTGCGGGCGGTCGCCCATCTTCTCCACCAGCGACCGGATGCGCGTGATGCACGCTTCGTCGTTGGGCTCGCGGTAGTCGATCGTTCCCGAGATCTGCGAGTGCATGGCCGCTCCGCCCAGTTCCTCCGGGTCGCTCTTCTGTCCGATGGCGGCTTGCACCAGCGCCGGTCCCGCGAGGAACAGCCCGCTGCCGTCGGTCATCAGGATGTGGTCGCACATCACCGGCAGATATCCGCCGCCGGCAACGCACATGCCCATGATGGCCGCGATCTGCGGGATCCCCATCGCACTCATCACCGCGTTGTTGCGGAAGACGCGCCCAAAGTCGTCGGTGTCGGGGAAGACGTCTTCTTGCAGCGGCAGGAACACGCCCGCCGAATCCACCAGATAGATCGTGGGAATGTGGTTCTCGATGGCGATGTTCTGCGCCCGGATGACCTTCTTTGCGGTCATGGGGAAGAACGCGCCTGCTTTTACTGTCGCGTCATTCACGATGACCATGAACTGCCGCCCGTGGATGCGCCCGATGCCGGTGACCACGCCCGCCGCCGGCGCTCCGCCCCAGTCTTCGTACATGCCGTGGGCCGCGTAGATGCCCAGCTCGAACAGCTCGCAGCCGGGATCGAGCAGCAGCGCCAGGCGCTCGCGCGCGGTCAGGCGTCCCTTCTTGTGCTGTGCCTCGATGGCCTTTGCCCCGCCGCCCTCGCAAATCTTTTGTTCCTCGTTGCGCACCTGCGCCACCAGTTCGGCCATCGCGCGCATGTTCTTCTCGAAACGCGGGGAGGTGGCGTCGACCTTGGTTTGCAGCACGTTGTTCACGGATTCCTGGGTCCGGTCGGCCATGAGCTCTGGTTGCGAAACGGATAACCGTACATCACGGGCGGGAGAGGGTGCAATCGCCTACGAAAGCCTGCGCAGGGCTTCTGCGATGGGATTGTCGGCGATGGCGTCCACCAGCCCAAACGCGAGCGCCTGCCTGGCGTGCAGCTTTTCCGCCGCGATGAACATCTCCAGCGCGCGCGCTTTTCCGACCAGACGGGAAAGGCGCTGCGTCCCGCCCCATCCGGTCATCAGCCCCAGCGCTGCCCCGCGATGTCCGAAGACCGCGTGCGGCGCAGCGATGCGGAAGTCGCAGGCCAGCGCAAGGTCAAGCCCGCCTCCCATACAGTAGCCGTGCACTGCCGCAAACACCTGTGCAGGGAAGCGGTCCACCTCGTCCATCAGTGCCTGGCCCATCTTGGCGAATGCGAAGGCGGAGGGGCCGTCGAGCGCTACGATCTCGTTCAGGTCCGCGCCCGCGGAGAAGAACTTCTCATTGCCGGTGATGAGCAGCGGCTTCGCCCCGCGCGCCAGTTCCCGCACAGCCTCGGTCAGCGCCAGCACGCACGCGCGGGTCAGGCGGTTGGTGCCGTCCTCGGACTGCAGGCGAATGATGGTGGCTGAAGAAGCGGGTTCGGCCGCGAATCCGCTCATCCTGCGGCGGGGACGCTGCGCGGTTTCACGTTCTTGCGGATGAACTCGATGATCTCGTCCATCGGCGTTCCCGGCTGGAAGATGCCGGCCGCGCCGTTCTTTTTCAGGTTCTCCATGTCCTGATCGGGGATGATGCCGCCGACCAGCAGGAGCACGTCGTCCATCTTGTTCTGCTGCAGCAGGTCGTGCACGCGGGGCACGATGGCGTTGTGCGCGCCCGACAGGATCGACAGCCCGATCACGTCCACGTCTTCTTGCAACGCCGCACTGACCACCATCTCCGGGGTCTGGCGCAGGCCCGTGTAGATGACCTCCATGCCGGCATCGCGCAGGGCGCGCGCAATCACCTTTGCCCCGCGGTCGTGCCCGTCGAGGCCGGGTTTGGCCACCAGCACGCGGATCTTCTTTTCTTGAGCCATGGGTTTCTCAAGCCGCAAACAGCTCGGATCTCCAACCACTAAGAATACAACAGGCGATTGGGCAATTGGGTGATTGAGTGATCGGGTAATTGGCTCGGGGGTTTTTCAATTGCTCAATATCCCCGATTACCTAATCACTCAATTCGCCAATCTCAGTCTTTCTTCCCGTCCAAGCTCCTCCACAGGTAGTAGGCGGCGAGCGAGCGGTACGGCGCCCATGGCCGCGACAGCTTGTGTATGAAGTCGGGCTTGGGGAGCTTGCGCTTGCGCCAGTGCTTCTGGATGGCCATCCGCACGCCGAAGTCGGTCGCGGGCATCACGTCGGGACGGCGCAGGGCGAACATCAGGAACATCTGCGCCGACCACAGGCCGATGCCTTTCACGCGCGTCAGGTGCTCGATGACGTCGTCGTCCGACATCTCCGGCAGGCGCTCGAACTCGATCTCGCGGGCCTGGGTGCGCGCGGCCAGATCGCGGATGTAGCTGAGCTTTTGCCGCGAGAGCCCGCAGGCGCGCAGTTGCTCGTCGCTGAGCGCCAGGATCGTTTCCGGCGTGATCGCGCCTCCGGCTGCGGCGTTGACGCGGTCGAAGATCGTCTTTGCCGCTTTGCCATTGAGCTGCTGGTAGGCGATGGAGCGCACGAGGTTTTCGAAGGTGGGAGGCGCGTACTGCGGCTTGAGCGGTCCGACGCGCGCGATGATCCCTGCGAGAACGGGGTCGGCTTGCTTCAGATGGGCGACTGCTCGCTTCATAGGAAAGATGATTCACCACGGAGACACGGAGTTTCTGAATAACATCCCGAGCGAAGCGAGGGAGCCCTATCGCCAAACGAATGCCTGAGGGTAGGGATCCCTCACTTCGTTCGGGATGAAGGAAAACGCCGCTCCTGCATGTATCGGTCGAAGTCGTCCCAATCGAGCGAGATCTTGTTGTGCTTCTTGCGCGAGCGCCACTCGATG is from Terriglobia bacterium and encodes:
- a CDS encoding enoyl-CoA hydratase/isomerase family protein, yielding MSGFAAEPASSATIIRLQSEDGTNRLTRACVLALTEAVRELARGAKPLLITGNEKFFSAGADLNEIVALDGPSAFAFAKMGQALMDEVDRFPAQVFAAVHGYCMGGGLDLALACDFRIAAPHAVFGHRGAALGLMTGWGGTQRLSRLVGKARALEMFIAAEKLHARQALAFGLVDAIADNPIAEALRRLS
- a CDS encoding enoyl-CoA hydratase/isomerase family protein; the protein is MELTTILYKEDAGVATITLNRPEKRNAVSFELVEDLMSALGEAERSSAQVVIITGAGKAFCAGLDLESLKQLVGRTHEQNVQDSATMARLFRRIYEFPKPTIAAVNGHAIAGGTGIATMCDFTLSVAEAKFGYTEVKIGFVPAIVSSILVWQVGHKIARDLLMTGRLFDAAEAHRYGLVNEILEPERLMPRAHELAAQLMENSPSSVRLTKKLINGFIARALDEQIAQAVEDNARIRTTADFREGISAFLEKRKPKWSGK
- a CDS encoding hydroxymethylglutaryl-CoA lyase; its protein translation is MAEGIKLIECPRDAWQGLKGQIPTEVKVQYLRALIGAGFKHIDAVSFVSPKAVPQMADSELVLEQLDPPDDVEIIGIVVNQKGVERAIGTEAVRTVGFPYSVSPTFLQRNQSQTPESALEELEKIQQMAGQVELETVVYISMAFGNPYGDLWNVDEVIEAVGLIADMDVTMISLADTVGLSTPEQIHELVEPVLRQFDHMEIGVHLHSRPAQAVAKVLAAYDSGVRRFDSAIGGLGGCPFAQDLMVGNIPTEKVIEAVSQREPGRPMVKPMDALIRMSADIGAKFAGTPH
- a CDS encoding acyl-CoA carboxylase subunit beta codes for the protein MADRTQESVNNVLQTKVDATSPRFEKNMRAMAELVAQVRNEEQKICEGGGAKAIEAQHKKGRLTARERLALLLDPGCELFELGIYAAHGMYEDWGGAPAAGVVTGIGRIHGRQFMVIVNDATVKAGAFFPMTAKKVIRAQNIAIENHIPTIYLVDSAGVFLPLQEDVFPDTDDFGRVFRNNAVMSAMGIPQIAAIMGMCVAGGGYLPVMCDHILMTDGSGLFLAGPALVQAAIGQKSDPEELGGAAMHSQISGTIDYREPNDEACITRIRSLVEKMGDRPHGPFSRIAPEAPLYPDEELYGIFESDPARQYDTKEILARIVDGSRFDEYKPEYGETVLCGFARIGGFAVGIVANQKTHVHMLDKEGHKRIEFGGVIYTESAEKAARFIMDCNQNLVPLIFFHDVNGFMVGKHAEWSGIIKAGAKMVNAVSNSVVPKIAIIIGGSFGAGHYAMCGKAYDPRFLFAWPSAKYAVMAGASAAGTLVEIKVKQLEHGGKKLSDEEKKALYESVVATYGEQTDPRYGAARLWIDRIIDPMETREAIIQALEAANLNPEVREFKVGVLQT
- a CDS encoding DNA-3-methyladenine glycosylase, which translates into the protein MKRAVAHLKQADPVLAGIIARVGPLKPQYAPPTFENLVRSIAYQQLNGKAAKTIFDRVNAAAGGAITPETILALSDEQLRACGLSRQKLSYIRDLAARTQAREIEFERLPEMSDDDVIEHLTRVKGIGLWSAQMFLMFALRRPDVMPATDFGVRMAIQKHWRKRKLPKPDFIHKLSRPWAPYRSLAAYYLWRSLDGKKD
- the hutH gene encoding histidine ammonia-lyase, with translation MKALHLTGNDLTLEDLQEVVYERRPVLLAADARGAVERARGVVDDLIENNRVAYAITTGVGKLSDVHIAPEQNRELQVNLLRSHAAGVGEPLPEADVRGMMLLRANSLAKGFSGVRADVIDKLCELLNRGVHPVIPSQGSVGASGDLAPLAHLALVLIGEGEAFVARKPRRAADPAYRRVSGAQALKLADVKPIVLEAKEAISLINGTQAMLAVGALAVLAAETLVDSSDVIGALTLDSLCGSIRAFDPRIHKARPHSGQITTAENLTRMISGSQILESHKNCGRVQDAYSLRCMPQVHGAVRDTIDYCRRVFEIEMNSAVDNPLVFAAKDGSGEVISGGNFHGEPVAFALDFLGIALASLAGISERRIDRLVNPFLSEGLPPFLAADAGLNSGFMMAQVTAAALASENKVLAHPASVDSITTSGNKEDYVSMGMTAALKLKRILQNSTNVLAIEAMAAAQALDFKLPLKSSKKAQRAYDAIRAVCPTMQKDRVMAGDFGRIAEVIAAGKLAEVLR
- a CDS encoding acyl-CoA thioesterase gives rise to the protein MGVVYHSNFLIWFEVGRVEALRELGFNYKEMERKDGCYIAVVDARCRYKSPAFYDDEILVRTRIKNVRGSLIHFGYEIVRAGDGTPLAEGETTHIVTDEKMQKREMPGKYQKAFAACVGHE
- a CDS encoding cobalamin B12-binding domain-containing protein → MAQEKKIRVLVAKPGLDGHDRGAKVIARALRDAGMEVIYTGLRQTPEMVVSAALQEDVDVIGLSILSGAHNAIVPRVHDLLQQNKMDDVLLLVGGIIPDQDMENLKKNGAAGIFQPGTPMDEIIEFIRKNVKPRSVPAAG